In Jannaschia sp. S6380, a single genomic region encodes these proteins:
- the rpsG gene encoding 30S ribosomal protein S7 has product MSRRHAAEKREVLPDAKYGDKVLTKFMNNLMIDGKKSVAEKIVYNALDRVESKLKRSPIEVFVESLDNIKPSVEVRSRRVGGATYQVPVEVRPERREALAIRWLIKAARARNENTMEERLAGELIDAVQSRGSAVKKREDTHKMADANKAFSHYRW; this is encoded by the coding sequence ATGTCCCGTCGTCACGCCGCCGAGAAGCGCGAAGTCCTGCCCGACGCCAAATATGGCGATAAGGTCCTGACAAAATTCATGAACAACCTGATGATCGACGGCAAGAAGTCGGTCGCGGAGAAGATCGTCTACAACGCGCTCGATCGCGTCGAGTCGAAGCTCAAGCGTTCGCCGATCGAGGTGTTCGTCGAGTCGCTCGACAACATCAAGCCGTCGGTTGAGGTCCGCTCCCGCCGGGTCGGCGGCGCCACCTACCAGGTGCCCGTCGAGGTTCGCCCCGAGCGTCGCGAGGCGCTCGCGATCCGCTGGCTGATCAAGGCCGCGCGCGCGCGCAACGAGAACACCATGGAGGAGCGGCTGGCCGGCGAGTTGATCGACGCGGTCCAGTCCCGCGGCTCCGCCGTCAAGAAGCGCGAAGACACGCACAAGATGGCCGACGCCAACAAGGCGTTCAGCCACTACCGCTGGTGA
- the rpsL gene encoding 30S ribosomal protein S12 codes for MPTIQQLIRKPRQPKARSSKSQHLEGCPQKRGVCTRVYTTTPKKPNSAMRKVAKVRLTNGYEVISYIPGESHNLQEHSVVLIRGGRVKDLPGVRYHILRGVLDTQGVKDRRQRRSKYGAKRPK; via the coding sequence ATGCCCACCATCCAGCAGCTGATCCGCAAGCCGCGGCAGCCCAAGGCCCGAAGCTCCAAATCGCAGCACCTCGAGGGTTGCCCGCAGAAGCGCGGCGTCTGCACGCGGGTCTACACGACGACGCCGAAGAAGCCGAACTCGGCCATGCGGAAGGTTGCCAAGGTGCGCCTGACCAACGGTTACGAAGTCATCAGCTACATCCCGGGCGAGAGCCACAACCTCCAGGAACACAGCGTCGTGCTGATCCGCGGGGGCCGGGTGAAGGACCTTCCGGGTGTCCGCTACCACATCCTGCGCGGTGTGCTCGATACGCAAGGCGTCAAGGATCGTCGCCAGCGTCGTTCGAAGTATGGCGCCAAGCGTCCGAAGTAA